A genomic stretch from Pararhizobium sp. IMCC21322 includes:
- a CDS encoding DUF3644 domain-containing protein produces MPFSTLRSSLRSGPRPCLGRSGAIIAHSSSVKSNRAITTSIKGGCESHFHKQNQGTELGSHPSIIAWTYLMHAWFKRGGVDYRYTEKTKQGADKYWELGKCLKHAKCPVPAGAVKNLEFLLEIRHEIEHRSTSRIDDAIGGELQACCINFNEALKSLFGVQHGLEKRLPIALQFVSFGDDQRARLKQAADLPSHVSSFISAFEHCLSDEDLANPAFRYRVAFVPMTSNRASGADRAVEFIKPGSENAEAVNRILLKEVNKKRHTATEVVKAVRKEDFKRFGISDHTALWQTLEAKDPAKGYGCEGDYKNTWVWFDNWIARVLEHCAENSDRYKTS; encoded by the coding sequence ATGCCGTTCAGCACCCTGCGATCATCCTTGCGTTCCGGACCGCGTCCCTGCTTGGGAAGAAGCGGTGCAATAATTGCCCATTCTTCGTCAGTCAAATCAAATCGTGCCATAACTACCTCCATCAAAGGAGGTTGTGAATCACACTTTCACAAGCAAAATCAAGGGACTGAATTGGGTTCACACCCTAGCATAATTGCATGGACCTACCTCATGCACGCTTGGTTTAAGCGAGGAGGTGTTGACTATCGTTACACTGAAAAGACTAAGCAGGGAGCCGATAAATACTGGGAGCTTGGGAAATGCCTAAAACACGCAAAATGTCCTGTTCCTGCTGGTGCGGTTAAAAACCTGGAATTCCTGTTGGAAATTCGCCATGAAATAGAACATCGCTCCACCAGCAGAATTGACGATGCCATAGGCGGCGAATTGCAGGCATGCTGCATTAATTTTAATGAAGCACTTAAAAGTCTTTTTGGTGTCCAGCACGGATTGGAAAAACGTCTGCCAATAGCCCTGCAATTCGTTTCTTTTGGAGACGATCAACGAGCGCGGCTAAAGCAGGCTGCGGACCTTCCGTCACATGTATCGAGCTTCATAAGTGCCTTTGAACATTGCTTGTCGGATGAAGACCTAGCCAATCCGGCGTTCCGCTACCGCGTAGCCTTCGTTCCCATGACGAGCAACCGGGCCTCAGGCGCCGACCGCGCTGTGGAGTTTATTAAGCCAGGTAGCGAGAATGCCGAAGCGGTCAACAGGATTCTTCTTAAGGAAGTGAACAAGAAACGTCATACAGCGACAGAGGTTGTAAAGGCTGTCAGAAAGGAGGATTTTAAGAGGTTTGGTATCAGCGATCACACGGCGCTTTGGCAAACCCTAGAGGCAAAAGACCCGGCCAAAGGCTACGGCTGCGAAGGTGACTACAAGAACACTTGGGTATGGTTCGACAACTGGATCGCGCGCGTGCTGGAGCATTGTGCCGAGAATAGCGACAGGTACAAAACGTCATGA